Proteins from a genomic interval of Gossypium hirsutum isolate 1008001.06 chromosome A09, Gossypium_hirsutum_v2.1, whole genome shotgun sequence:
- the LOC107890272 gene encoding ethylene-responsive transcription factor ERF084 produces the protein MNEFLVLRLLSPSVQLLTMQSPATDSTLKASETTEKPCLYNLIACSSHSSTIASTQFYRRSYPPIYTEFSDSGNGIGTYLETQPVIDGIAAVVGQHVLFGTKTNPTTSNSQGDGDRASAVETSSFVSASHRFGSNKRNVNAAAASMQKSYRGVRKRPWGRWSAEIRDRIGRCRHWLGTFDTAEEAARAYDTAARRLRGSKAKTNFEIPSALPLPSRCSTSSSSTEAKKKVKRKGNKTQRKCAVVTSVAHLFSSGGNEGKGSEELELKLGMGLNNKPSMPSNDVGSVNHY, from the coding sequence ATGAATGAGTTTCTCGTCCTTCGTCTTCTTTCCCCTTCGGTTCAGCTCTTAACAATGCAAAGTCCGGCCACTGATAGTACTTTAAAAGCTTCTGAAACAACTGAGAAGCCATGCCTTTATAACCTTATTGCTTGTTCTTCTCATTCTTCAACGATAGCTTCCACCCAGTTTTACAGGCGAAGCTATCCACCCATTTACACTGAATTCTCCGATTCCGGAAATGGAATCGGAACTTACCTGGAAACACAGCCTGTTATTGATGGGATAGCTGCTGTGGTTGGCCAACACGTCCTCTTCGGTACTAAAACCAACCCCACCACCTCAAACAGCCAAGGCGACGGTGATAGAGCGAGCGCGGTAGAGACGTCGAGTTTCGTTTCGGCGTCGCATCGCTTCGGTTCTAACAAGAGAAATGTCAATGCCGCTGCTGCTTCGATGCAAAAAAGCTATAGAGGTGTGAGAAAGAGGCCATGGGGGAGGTGGTCAGCGGAAATACGCGACCGTATCGGGCGGTGTAGGCACTGGTTAGGCACGTTCGACACGGCCGAGGAGGCTGCACGTGCGTATGACACGGCGGCGAGGCGGTTGAGAGGGTCAAAAGCGAAGACCAACTTCGAAATTCCATCTGCCTTACCCCTTCCTTCACGCTGTAGTACATCATCTTCATCCACGGAAGCAAAGAAGAAGGTGAAAAGAAAAGGTAATAAAACCCAGAGGAAATGCGCGGTGGTTACCTCCGTGGCTCATTTGTTCAGTTCCGGCGGAAATGAAGGGAAAGGGAGCGAAGAGTTGGAGTTGAAGTTGGGTATGGGGCTTAATAACAAACCTTCTATGCCGTCAAATGATGTTGGTTCAGTGAATCATTACTAG